One genomic region from Pagrus major chromosome 24, Pma_NU_1.0 encodes:
- the ackr3b gene encoding atypical chemokine receptor 3b — MSLSANDLTELMELWEELNLTSADHYNLSHVETLLCSGVISHAAFLHVLSVLYVFIFLVGLATNALVVWVNLRSDRNRYETHLYILNLAVADLCVVATLPVWVTSLLQGGRWPFGEAVCKLTHLVFSVNLFSSIFFLTCMSVDRYLSVTLFADAPDSRRKKLVRRLICILVWLLALAASAPDTYFLRAVKSSHYDGVICRPVYPSDNPREWMVGVQLSFIVLGFAIPFPVITVFYLLLVVAIPPSSDQERRISRRIILTYIVVFLVCWLPFHTVLLLDTLSLLNLLPFSCRLENFLDVALHLTQCFSLVHCCINPVLYNFLHRNYRYDLMKAFIFKYSTKTGLARLINGSHTSDTEYSAVMIDSSPM; from the coding sequence ATGAGTCTGAGCGCCAACGATCTCACTGAACTCATGGAGCTGTGGGAGGAGCTAAACCTGACCTCCGCCGACCACTACAACCTGTCCCATGTGGAGACTCTGCTGTGTTCAGGCGTCATCAGCCACGCCGCCTTCCTGCACGTCCTGTCCGTTCTCTATGTCTTCATCTTCCTGGTGGGCCTCGCCACCAATGCCCTGGTAGTCTGGGTCAACCTGCGCTCTGACAGGAACCGCTACGAGACGCACCTGTACATCCTGAACCTGGCTGTGGCCGACCTGTGTGTCGTAGCCACGCTGCCGGTGTGGGTGACCTCGCTGCTGCAGGGCGGGCGCTGGCCATTCGGAGAGGCCGTCTGTAAACTCACTCACCTGGTCTTCAGTGTCAACCTCTTCAGCAGCATCTTCTTCCTCACCTGCATGAGTGTGGACCGCTACCTGTCTGTCACGCTATTCGCTGACGCCCCCGACAGCCGCAGGAAGAAGTTGGTGCGACGGCTTATCTGCATCCTGGTTTGGCTGCTGGCGCTGGCAGCCTCCGCCCCCGACACCTACTTCCTGCGGGCGGTGAAGTCATCACACTACGATGGCGTCATCTGTCGGCCAGTGTACCCGTCTGATAACCCTCGAGAGTGGATGGTGGGTGTCCAGCTGAGCTTCATCGTGCTCGGCTTTGCAATCCCTTTCCCCGTCATCACTGTCTTCTACCTGCTCCTGGTGGTGGCGATCCCTCCCAGCTCGGATCAGGAGCGCCGCATCAGCCGGCGGATCATCCTCACCTACATCGTGGTCTTCCTGGTGTGCTGGCTGCCGTTCCACACCGTCCTCCTGCTGGACACCCTGTCGCTACTCAACCTGCTTCCCTTCAGCTGCCGGCTGGAGAACTTCCTGGACGTGGCGCTGCACCTGACGCAGTGCTTCTCACTGGTCCACTGTTGTATCAACCCTGTCCTGTACAACTTCCTCCACAGGAACTACCGCTACGACCTCATGAAGGCCTTTATCTTCAAGTACTCCACCAAGACGGGGCTCGCCAGACTCATCAACGGCTCACACACCTCCGACACGGAGTACTCGGCGGTGATGATAGACAGCAGCCCGATGTGA